The Actinocorallia herbida DNA window TGGGGGACGGCGTCTCCGGTGCGGCCGAGGCGGGCCAAGGCTTCGGCGGCGACGATCCGGACCTGCGGGGACGGGTCGTCGGACAGGCACAGGGCCAGCGCGTCGGCGGCGGGGGAGGCGGCGTCACCGAGCATGAGCAGCCCGGAGGCCGCCCAGTACCGGACGACCTCGTTGGCGTCCGCGAGATCCTGGACGAGGCGGGGCAGGTTGCCGGGTTCGCGCCGGATGGCGGCTCCGGCGAGGTCCAGGACGCGGCGGAGCGGGTAGGCGCCGGTCGCGCGGCTCTGCTCGTACCCCTCCAGGGGTGAGCCTTCGGGGATGAACCCGTTGTCGTTGACGTCGAGGAGCCGCCGGTCGAGGGCCGCGCTCAGCCGGTGGAGGACGGCACGGTGGCCCGGCTCGTTCGCCAGGTCGTCGACCTCGTCGGGATCCACCCGCAGGTCGTAGAGCTCTTCGGCGGGCTTGGGCCGCCAGTACCTGTTTTGGACGGGGTCGAGGACGCCGTCGAGATGCGCCTGCTCCCAGTCCTGGTAGCCCTTCTGCTGCCAGGCGAACGCCTGGTGCTGGCCGTAGGGGCGGTGCGGGCTGTAATTGCGGATGTAGCGGTACCGCTCATCCCGGACGGTGCGCACCATGTCGTACCGCTCGTCCATCCGATTCCGCACGCCGAAGGCATAGGACGGCCGGGGCCCGCCCGTCAGTGAGGAGCCGCGCATGTGGTCGGGCGCGGGCAGCCCGGCCAGGGCGAGAACGGTCGGGGCGAAGTCCAGCGACGTGACGGGCGCGGTGACGACCGACCCCGGCGCGGCGGGCGCCAGATGTGCCCATTTCTCGGGGAACCGGACGATCAGCGCCGTGCGGAGTCCGCTGTCGTAGCAGTGCCGTTTGCTGCGCGGCAGGGCACCGCCGTTGTCGGAGTAGTAGAAGACGACCGTGTCCTCCGCGAGCCCGTCCTTCGCCAGTTCGTCGAGGCGATCGGCGACCTGCCCGTCGAGCTGCGCCATGAGGTCGTAGTAGCGGGCGCGGTCGGCGCGGATCGCCGGCGTGTCGGGCAGGTAGGCCGGAACCCTGACGTCCTCGGGCCTCGTCCGCCCGGCGCCGCCCAGGAACAGCGCGCTCTCGTGCGTGGTCATGTAGTTGAACACCGAGAAGAAGGGAGCGTCCTTCGGCCGGTTCCGCCAGTGCGCGAGCAGGCCCGACGCGTCCCAGACCTTCGCGGGGTCGAACGGCGCGTTGTAGTCGGTCTTGTTGTTGTTCGTACAGAAGTAGCCGGACTCCCTCAGGTATTCGGGGAATCCGCGGAGGAAGCCGGGGATGTTCCCCTCGGCCCGCATGTGCTCGGCCGGGCCGCAGGTCTCCGGCGGAAGGCCGGTCAGGATCGCGAACCGCGAGGGCGCGCACACCGGGGCGCTGGAGAAGGAGTTCTCGTAGCGGATCCCCTCGGCGGCGAGGCGGTCCAGGGTGGGCGTGCGCGCCAGCGGGTCGCCGTAGGCGCCGATATAGGGGTTGTTGTCCTCGCTCACCAGCCACAGGATGTTCGGCCCCCGGGCCGCAGCCTCCGCCCGCGCGGGCGGCCCGGCCGCGAGCAGCCCTCCCGTCAC harbors:
- a CDS encoding sulfatase-like hydrolase/transferase, which encodes MHLDRVSRRQVLAGVTGGLLAAGPPARAEAAARGPNILWLVSEDNNPYIGAYGDPLARTPTLDRLAAEGIRYENSFSSAPVCAPSRFAILTGLPPETCGPAEHMRAEGNIPGFLRGFPEYLRESGYFCTNNNKTDYNAPFDPAKVWDASGLLAHWRNRPKDAPFFSVFNYMTTHESALFLGGAGRTRPEDVRVPAYLPDTPAIRADRARYYDLMAQLDGQVADRLDELAKDGLAEDTVVFYYSDNGGALPRSKRHCYDSGLRTALIVRFPEKWAHLAPAAPGSVVTAPVTSLDFAPTVLALAGLPAPDHMRGSSLTGGPRPSYAFGVRNRMDERYDMVRTVRDERYRYIRNYSPHRPYGQHQAFAWQQKGYQDWEQAHLDGVLDPVQNRYWRPKPAEELYDLRVDPDEVDDLANEPGHRAVLHRLSAALDRRLLDVNDNGFIPEGSPLEGYEQSRATGAYPLRRVLDLAGAAIRREPGNLPRLVQDLADANEVVRYWAASGLLMLGDAASPAADALALCLSDDPSPQVRIVAAEALARLGRTGDAVPHLADTLDEHPDTKVRLQALNALTYIGDAAEPALPSITRATLSTDEHLRNAARHLWLVLHGLYRPTAQPMPI